A section of the Terriglobia bacterium genome encodes:
- a CDS encoding S9 family peptidase, with amino-acid sequence MQRRYLPVLIVLVLFLAPVIWAGSESSTALIPRQILFGNPERTSPRISPDGTRLAYLAPDDKGVLNVWVRTIGKTDDQVVTADKKRGIRFFLWQFDSQHVLYIQDRDGDENFHLYQTNLKTKETRDLTPFEGIQARPGEYFPQLPDTMLVYMNVRDKRFHDVYRVDLKTGKAELDTENPGDVAGWTADNSLQVRAADVTTPDGGNIIRVRDSAKSPWRELIKWGPDESLGGSIAFSPDNKSLWVGTSVGGNAKRLVEIDLATGKQKIVAEDPQYDAEDVLINPKTHALEAVEFVRARTDWQVVDPAIKADFAALHKVRNADIRVVSRDLADRHWIVAYSADDAPIYFYVYDRNTKQATVIFSDRPKLEGYKLSPMKPISFKARDGMEIYGYLTLPAGAEPKNLPMVEFVHGGPWGRDVWGFNRYAQWLSNRGYAVLQVNFRASTGYGKQYLNAGDREWGGKMHTDLLDGKQWVLQQGYVDPKKVCIMGGSYGGYATLAAVTFTPDEFSCGVDIVGPSNLNTLLKTIPPYWTTVKAIFDKRMGTGEEFLNSRSPLFKADQIKATLLIGQGKNDPRVNKAESDQIVAAMKKNNKPVEYIVFPDEGHGFARPENNMAFNAATEGFLAKTLGGRVEPPSEAEAKLLTEVTQK; translated from the coding sequence ATGCAACGTAGGTATTTGCCAGTGCTGATCGTTCTCGTACTTTTCCTTGCCCCGGTGATTTGGGCCGGGAGTGAGTCGTCCACCGCTCTGATCCCGCGGCAAATCCTGTTCGGCAACCCCGAGCGGACCAGCCCGCGCATCTCGCCCGATGGCACCCGCCTGGCGTATCTCGCTCCCGACGACAAAGGCGTGCTCAACGTCTGGGTGCGCACCATCGGCAAGACCGACGACCAGGTGGTCACCGCCGACAAGAAACGCGGCATCCGCTTTTTTCTCTGGCAGTTCGACTCCCAGCACGTCCTCTACATCCAGGACCGTGACGGCGATGAGAACTTCCACCTCTACCAGACCAACCTCAAGACCAAGGAAACGCGCGACCTGACTCCCTTCGAGGGTATCCAGGCGCGGCCGGGAGAATACTTCCCCCAGCTTCCCGACACCATGCTGGTCTACATGAACGTGCGCGATAAGCGCTTCCACGACGTCTATCGCGTGGATCTTAAGACCGGCAAGGCCGAGCTCGATACAGAGAATCCGGGCGACGTCGCCGGCTGGACCGCCGACAACAGCCTCCAGGTCCGGGCCGCCGACGTCACCACGCCGGACGGCGGCAACATCATCCGGGTGCGCGATTCGGCGAAATCGCCCTGGCGTGAGCTGATCAAGTGGGGCCCCGACGAGAGCCTCGGAGGCAGCATCGCTTTTTCTCCTGACAACAAGAGTCTCTGGGTCGGCACCAGCGTGGGCGGCAATGCCAAGCGCCTGGTCGAGATCGACCTGGCCACGGGCAAACAAAAAATCGTCGCCGAGGACCCGCAGTACGACGCCGAGGACGTGCTCATCAATCCCAAGACCCACGCGCTGGAAGCGGTCGAGTTCGTCCGCGCCCGCACCGACTGGCAGGTCGTGGATCCCGCCATCAAGGCGGATTTTGCCGCCCTCCACAAGGTCCGGAATGCCGACATCCGCGTGGTCAGCCGCGATCTCGCCGACCGGCACTGGATCGTGGCCTACTCCGCCGATGATGCGCCGATCTACTTCTACGTTTACGACCGCAACACCAAGCAGGCCACGGTGATCTTCAGCGACCGGCCAAAGCTCGAGGGCTACAAGCTGTCCCCCATGAAGCCGATCTCCTTCAAGGCCCGCGACGGCATGGAGATCTACGGCTACCTCACGCTGCCCGCCGGCGCCGAGCCCAAGAATCTGCCCATGGTCGAGTTCGTCCATGGCGGGCCGTGGGGACGAGACGTCTGGGGTTTCAACCGCTACGCGCAATGGCTCTCCAACCGCGGCTATGCCGTCCTCCAGGTGAACTTCCGCGCCTCCACCGGATACGGCAAGCAATACCTCAACGCCGGCGACCGCGAGTGGGGCGGCAAGATGCACACCGATCTGCTCGACGGCAAGCAGTGGGTCCTTCAGCAGGGCTACGTCGATCCCAAGAAAGTCTGCATCATGGGCGGCAGCTACGGCGGATACGCGACTCTCGCCGCAGTGACCTTCACCCCCGACGAGTTCTCCTGCGGCGTGGACATCGTCGGGCCCTCGAACCTGAACACGCTGCTGAAGACCATCCCACCCTACTGGACCACCGTCAAAGCCATCTTCGACAAGCGCATGGGCACGGGAGAAGAGTTCCTCAACTCGCGTTCGCCGCTGTTCAAGGCCGACCAGATCAAGGCCACGCTGCTGATCGGTCAGGGGAAGAACGATCCTCGGGTCAACAAGGCGGAGAGCGACCAGATCGTCGCCGCCATGAAGAAGAACAACAAGCCGGTCGAGTACATCGTCTTCCCGGACGAGGGACACGGTTTTGCCCGCCCGGAGAACAACATGGCCTTCAACGCCGCCACCGAAGGCTTCCTGGCCAAGACCTTGGGCGGGCGGGTCGAACCTCCCTCCGAGGCGGAGGCCAAGCTGCTCACCGAGGTCACGCAGAAGTAG
- a CDS encoding FAD-dependent thymidylate synthase: MSNDGSPGPTIEVFAVYGVEPEVQAYAMAKYSRSALSMKESLKQISEQKAEQFLNTFYFQYGHRSIADLAHIALAIEKLSILAAIAVVDEQRWDGQERSTRYQDFKKSGYHTPGFADAAAEKLYRETSDFLFSEYESFSQEMFRYLVERTPRPGEMKQADYDRTLKARAFDLSRYLLPLATNTSLGQIVNARTLETQISRLLSHTHPEVRRLGELLKQAARQPAYNVGAEAARQLVEDIRKADPALGERAAQLLLKDVKAAPTLVKYAEPNPYEIETRRELRQAAAELLRDIPPAAAKTVELCDYDPFEVELAATLLYPHCHHSYRQISALVDSLAEPRRREIIELGMRHRGKHDELPREFAAGQRFRFDILMDIGGFRDMHRHRRCVQIMQGFTTQHGFDTPDDIAAAGMEPRYTRTMQRAAAVCANLAAAPGEDSAEIAQYVIPLGYRKRTLFKMDFAEVVYITELRTGVAGHFSYRNVAWQMYEAVAKRFPALAKYFRVTDVREPVDLLKR, from the coding sequence ATGTCCAACGACGGTTCCCCGGGGCCGACCATCGAGGTCTTCGCCGTGTACGGCGTCGAGCCCGAAGTGCAGGCCTACGCCATGGCCAAGTACTCGCGCTCGGCGCTCTCCATGAAGGAATCGCTGAAGCAGATCAGCGAGCAGAAGGCCGAGCAGTTCCTCAATACCTTCTACTTCCAGTACGGACACCGCTCGATCGCCGACCTGGCGCACATCGCGCTGGCCATCGAAAAACTTTCGATTCTGGCTGCCATCGCCGTGGTGGATGAGCAGCGCTGGGACGGCCAGGAGCGCTCCACTCGCTACCAGGACTTCAAGAAAAGCGGCTACCACACGCCCGGCTTCGCCGACGCCGCGGCCGAAAAACTCTACCGCGAGACCTCGGACTTCCTCTTCTCCGAGTACGAATCCTTCTCCCAGGAGATGTTCCGCTACCTGGTCGAGCGCACGCCGCGCCCCGGCGAGATGAAGCAGGCCGACTACGACCGCACGCTGAAGGCGCGGGCGTTCGATCTTTCGCGCTACCTGCTGCCGCTGGCCACCAATACCTCGCTCGGACAGATCGTGAACGCGCGCACCCTGGAGACGCAGATCTCGCGCCTGCTCTCGCACACGCATCCCGAGGTGCGGCGCCTGGGCGAGCTGCTGAAGCAGGCGGCTCGCCAGCCCGCGTACAACGTGGGCGCCGAGGCTGCGCGGCAACTGGTCGAGGACATCCGCAAGGCCGACCCGGCGCTGGGCGAGCGCGCAGCGCAACTCCTGCTGAAAGACGTGAAGGCCGCGCCCACGCTGGTCAAGTACGCCGAGCCCAACCCCTACGAGATCGAGACCCGGCGCGAGCTGCGCCAGGCCGCGGCCGAGCTGCTGCGCGACATCCCGCCCGCCGCGGCCAAGACCGTCGAGCTGTGCGACTACGATCCCTTCGAGGTGGAGCTGGCGGCCACGCTGCTCTATCCGCACTGCCACCACTCCTACCGCCAGATCTCGGCGCTGGTGGACTCGCTCGCGGAGCCACGCCGCCGCGAGATCATCGAGCTGGGCATGCGCCACCGCGGCAAGCACGACGAGCTGCCCCGCGAGTTCGCCGCCGGGCAGCGCTTCCGCTTCGACATCCTGATGGACATCGGCGGCTTCCGCGACATGCACCGCCACCGCCGCTGCGTGCAGATCATGCAGGGCTTCACCACCCAGCACGGCTTCGACACGCCCGACGACATCGCCGCCGCGGGAATGGAGCCGCGCTACACCAGGACCATGCAGCGCGCCGCCGCCGTTTGCGCGAACCTGGCCGCCGCCCCCGGCGAAGACTCCGCCGAGATCGCGCAGTACGTCATCCCGCTCGGCTACCGCAAGCGCACCCTGTTCAAGATGGATTTCGCCGAGGTGGTGTACATCACCGAGCTGCGCACCGGCGTGGCCGGCCACTTCTCCTACCGCAACGTCGCCTGGCAGATGTACGAGGCCGTGGCCAAGCGCTTTCCCGCCCTGGCCAAGTACTTCCGCGTCACCGACGTCCGCGAGCCAGTGGATCTGCTCAAGCGGTAA